A genomic segment from Spinacia oleracea cultivar Varoflay chromosome 3, BTI_SOV_V1, whole genome shotgun sequence encodes:
- the LOC110791519 gene encoding DNA repair protein REV1-like, with translation MLMARLATRTAKPNGQCYISPEKVDEYLLPLPIKTVPGIGHVLEKKLKKKGVQNCGQLRMFPKEALQRDFRTKTGEMLWNYSRGVDNRLVGVIQDGR, from the exons ATGCTTATGGCTCGTCTTGCCACCAGAACTGCTAAACCAAATGGTCAATGCTACATTTCTCCGGAGAAG GTCGATGAGTATCTGTTACCACTCCCTATAAAGACAGTCCCAGGTATTGGACATGTGTTGGAGAAAAAGTTGAAAAAGAAAGGAGTTCAGAATTGCGGCCAGCTGCGAATGTTTCCCAAG GAGGCTTTACAGAGGGACTTCAGAACAAAGACAGGTGAAATGTTGTGGAATTACTCCAGAGGTGTTGACAACCGGCTAGTTGGAGTCATTCAG